One window of the Thunnus albacares chromosome 3, fThuAlb1.1, whole genome shotgun sequence genome contains the following:
- the wfs1a gene encoding wolframin → MEKDFPSTPTAFNTQKSCPVLDGPSPPYPVQTPPSPISNNHSTPPSQPAKAPSSTKNTTEPTKLSYSSPPSTHTISKPMDSPPSLGGSKPLSPSVSSKSLSTAVSSELPSPADNKTPFTTPQVSNLTSATSLACNTPTDSHPASPTTASTTAPSTSSTAPMKLTFASMAKRVILQERLRKAEEEDANDEEDDEEPEEDLSFQQMEEKANAGDARAQAQLGQHYLALAKEKDTEENNCVAVKWLVKAAKQGRKGAARVLQRCWIQNKGITPENEADVRKLATETKFEQTVRKAAMMMYWKLNPERKKKVAMSEMLENVGQVNGMQGGNASRIPVPTSNQTQKILESMVSKESKQLVDLDDFVEMTKNYAQGIVPSAPQSGSQVTAKTESPGLARDSSEERRKAELGPSGGKRANKSAWCFGQSGMMLHRKQSRAITTAMIMKSRLMMLQYPLRTMIEMKEHLVDWASRAGVQWLSTIIPTHHVNALIFFFIISNLTVDLFAFVIPLLVFYLSFISMIICTLRVFQSSKSWENFRVLTSLLTRFEPGLDVEQAETNFGWNNLEPYLYFIVSVFFVIFSFPVADKGWIPCSELSTVAIFFTAISYLSLSPTATTYARKAMIIEVTSSLCSLTQFLPRSMTVLCFLGRTFATLPLGESVELKLSIPCLLYIYLFYLFFSMAKMRGFRGTYCFLVPYLVCFMWCEFSVVLLQNSNAVGLIRTCVAYFLFLFALPVLALGLATMLFIQLCKWFLELELTKMIVTLVVCAIPVTLRLWTRFSMSILDVFRSLTSRGPVKLILLCISMVVLFFSIYVYHAEGQKVYNSTLTWNRYSQVCGPPSWKVKGTAQTQIFCSHLQGHRVTWIGRFKHVRVAETENGAQSVINMLPVFMGDWLRCLYGETYPKCEPKNATVANLTAANLAANSASATVSLPVLPQMQEEEELCEMKALAKHTCHVKRFDSFRFEVTIGMVKDGNVEAEDPASDIVLKASHEFRQVLLNLNPGNIVDFSTELEGRLGSKSPAFELKAIHCLDCVASPFTDGRQVKIERDWRCTTMNALKFAFDFFFSPFLSAKITAREERHQQDT, encoded by the exons ATGGAGAAGGATTTCCCATCAACACCGACTGCTTTCAACACCCAGAAGTCATGCCCTGTCTTGGATGGGCCCTCTCCTCCCTACCCAGTACAGACTCCTCCTTCACCCATCTCCAATAACCACTCTACTCCTCCCTCTCAGCCTGCCAAAGCTCCATCCTCcacaaaaaacaccacagaaCCCACTAAACTGTCTTATTCCTCCCCACCATCCACTCACACCATCTCTAAACCGATGGATTCACCTCCTTCTTTAGGTGGCTCAAAACCTTTATCTCCTTCTGTGTCCTCTAAATCCCTGTCTACAGCTGTTTCCTCTGAACTCCCATCTCCTGCTGATAACAAAACACCATTTACTACTCCTCAAGTCTCCAACCTCACTTCTGCAACCAGTTTAGCCTGTAACACTCCTACAGATTCCCATCCAGCTTCCCCCACCACTGCTTCCACTACAGCTCCCTCCACTTCTTCCACCGCCCCCATGAAACTCACCTTTGCCTCCATGGCCAAACGGGTCATATTACAGGAAAGACTCagaaaagcagaggaggaggatgccAATGACGAAGAGGATG ATGAAGAACCAGAGGAAGATTTATCCTTCCAGCAGATGGAGGAGAAGGCCAATGCTGGTGATGCCAGAGCTCAAGCCCAG ctGGGTCAGCACTACTTGGCTCTTGCTAAAGAGAAGGATACAGAGGAAAATAATTGTGTGGCTGTGAAATGGCTTGTTAAAGCAGCGAAACAGGGAAGAAAAGGCGCAGCCAGAGTACTACAGCGCTGTTGGATCCAGAACAAAG GAATAACTCCAGAGAATGAGGCAGATGTGCGGAAGTTAGCGACAGAGACTAAGTTTGAGCAGACGGTGCGTAAAGCAGCCATGATGATGTACTGGAAGCTCAAtccagagaggaagaagaaggtggCAATGTCTGAGATGCTAGAAAATGTCGGCCAGGTCAACGGCATGCAGG GTGGCAATGCAAGCAGGATTCCTGTCCCAACCTCAAACCAGACACAAAAAATATTGGAGAGCATGGTCAGCAAAGAGT CCAAACAGCTGGTGGACCTGGATGACTTTGTTGAGATGACTAAAAACTATGCACAGGGTATTGTCCCCTCTGCACCTCAAAGTGGTAGCCAGGTCACAGCCAAGACTGAAAGCCCTGGACTTGCTCGTGACAGcagtgaagag aGGCGCAAGGCTGAGCTGGGCCCTTCAGGAGGAAAGAGGGCCAACAAAAGTGCTTGGTGTTTTGGCCAAAGTGGGATGATGCTGCACAGGAAGCAGAGTAGGGCCATAACAACAGCCATGATCATGAAATCACGCTTAATG ATGCTGCAATACCCGTTGCGTACCATGATTGAGATGAAGGAGCACCTGGTCGACTGGGCATCGCGGGCCGGTGTCCAATGGCTGAGCACAATTATCCCTACGCATCACGTCAACGCgctcatcttcttcttcatcatcagcaACCTGACAGTTgatttgtttgcatttgtcaTCCCTCTGCTTGTCTTCTACCTCTCCTTCATCTCCATGATTATTTGCACTCTGCGTGTTTTTCAGAGCAGCAAG TCTTGGGAGAACTTTAGAGTCCTGACATCTCTGCTGACACGTTTCGAACCTGGCCTAGATGTGGAGCAGGCAGAGACCAACTTTGGCTGGAATAATCTTGAGCCATACCTctattttattgtctctgtcTTCTTCGTCATTTTCTCCTTCCCTGTAGCTGACAAGGGCTGGATCCCCTGTTCTGAGCTCTCCACAGTGGCCATCTTCTTTACTGCTATCAGCTACCTGAGCCTCAGCCCCACCGCTACGACGTACGCACGCAAAGCAATGATCATAGAG GTAACATCATCTCTATGTAGCCTGACCCAGTTCCTGCCAAGGTCCATGACAGTGCTTTGTTTTCTGGGACGCACCTTCGCCACACTGCCACTAGGGGAGTCAGTGGAGCTGAAGCTCAGCATCCCCTGCCTGCTGTATATCTACCTGTTCTATCTGTTCTTCAG CATGGCCAAGATGCGTGGTTTCCGGGGAACTTACTGCTTCCTGGTGCCATACCTTGTGTGCTTCATGTGGTGTGAGTTCTCGGTGGTGCTCCTTCAGAATTCCAATGCTGTAGGTCTGATCCGCACCTGTGTGGCctacttcctcttcctgtttgctCTGCCTGTTTTGGCTTTGGGCCTTGCTACCATGCTCTTCATCCAGCTCTGCAAGTGGTTCCTCGAACTGGAGCTGACCAAGATGATTGTAACCCTGGTTGTATGTGCGATCCCTGTCACCCTGCGGCTCTGGACACGGTTTAGCATGTCTATTCTGGATGTCTTCCGCTCACTGACGTCTCGCGGCCCTGTCAAGCTCATCTTACTCTGTATCTCCATGGTGGTCCTGTTCTTCTCTATTTATGTGTATCATGCAGAGGGACAGAAAGTCTATAACTCCACCCTGACTTGGAACCGATACAGTCAGGTGTGCGGGCCCCCTTCCTGGAAAGTTAAAGGCACAGCCCAGACACAGATTTTCTGTAGCCACCTGCAGGGACACAGAGTCACCTGGATTGGTCGCTTCAAGCATGTCCGTGTGGCTGAGACAGAGAATGGGGCACAGTCAGTCATCAACATGCTGCCAGTGTTTATGGGAGACTGGCTGCGCTGCCTGTATGGAGAGACGTATCCTAAATGTGAGCCAAAGAATGCCACAGTCGCAAACCTAACAGCTGCCAATTTGGCAGCCAACTCTGCATCAGCTACAGTCTCACTGCCTGTACTGCCACAAATgcaagaagaggaagagttgTGTGAGATGAAGGCTCTGGCCAAACACACCTGCCATGTCAAACGTTTCGACAGCTTCCGCTTTGAGGTGACAATAGGGATGGTCAAGGATGGAAATGTAGAGGCAGAGGACCCAGCCAGTGATATTGTCCTAAAGGCCAGTCATGAGTTCCGGCAGGTCCTGCTTAACTTGAACCCTGGTAATATAGTGGACTTCAGCACCGAGCTGGAGGGTCGTCTAGGATCCAAATCTCCAGCCTTCGAGTTGAAGGCAATCCACTGTCTGGATTGTGTTGCTTCACCGTTTACTGACGGCAGGCAGGTGAAGATAGAGAGAGACTGGAGATGCACCACAATGAATGCACTAAAGTTTGCATTcgattttttcttttctcctttcctgtCTGCAAAAATCACTGCCAGAGAAGAAAGACATCAGCAGGACACATAG
- the pde5aa gene encoding cGMP-specific 3',5'-cyclic phosphodiesterase: MPCLYSEVLGFMERAIPGASPAAGIEESFRRETVTEPQMVKGMGWFFSPLWSPRSKTRRWRFGDGTQSEQVAWLDDNSDFTRAYFLRRASAGPQAEMSPLLPRLPRSSSDYSDLLMKGHHRRASSPLTSSHLNISSIMDKLRPLTSNLSATEGMDRFSPDALGTPHTSCSPRSSRCSISPIRPLSPICPCSADVHNSPQPLRPTATKTAACGYGEGCPWMMELLRGGLSRMGSVAELCQGAVLHAGELLAAEGVSLSLVKKACSGGSTLEEVTDPTALGGLTEGLCSHPHMELVKGIMGCVLATGSPMNLRDVSEDPRFDFEDDQSAKIKTVLCVPIKNHGGEVVGVVVMINKRHSSNGSVSVFTNMDEKVLSNHMDVLGMVLDNIQLYESSRQEAKRSQALIKMAQVLSKEHHSFDVLLSKMAATIMPFTHAQYCTIFIPNQEDKISFSHVIHLECEELGSTCQIYRRELDISDIDPSYALRTLVAMETLNMSESSEGSIKSLICCPVRNESSENVIAVCQLMNKVSRDSDEMEAFNRYDERLLEDLAVYCGLALQYVQAVQITEERRASIEVTQEVLAYHITAAEEEIQALQEVTIPSAESLHILDFHFSDFGLPEDLTTQATIRMFLDLNLVQDFKIDYKNLCQWVLTVRRGYRNNVPYHNWNHALSTAQSMFAMLMVTDELQGIFSRLEIFALMIATLNHDLDHRGVSNSYIERSQQPLAQLYGHSSLENHHYNLCLFILNNTGSQILSGLSTEDHRTALHMIKRAILATDLAVYMERRKEFFSLSKKSKVNWKSEKQRDLLRSMLMTASDLSAITKPWPEQKRIASLVAMEFFAQGDKEKKEFKIKPIDIMNRENSTRLPYMQVEYIDEICYPLYKAVSRLFDNCSPLLNGCKKNRENWLHLAVEAQEGISENSCTLTMETHKNNEEDSQTDE; the protein is encoded by the exons ATGCCCTGCCTCTACTCCGAAGTGCTGGGGTTCATGGAGCGTGCGATTCCAGGGGCATCTCCCGCCGCAGGGATAGAGGAGTCCTTCCGTAGGGAAACGGTAACTGAGCCGCAGATGGTGAAGGGCATGGGTTGGTTCTTCTCCCCGCTGTGGAGCCCCCGCTCCAAGACGCGTCGCTGGAGGTTTGGAGACGGCACGCAAAGCGAGCAAGTGGCATGGCTGGATGACAACTCCGATTTTACCAGGGCGTACTTTTTACGCAGAGCTTCAGC TGGTCCACAGGCAGAGATGTCTCCACTGCTGCCCAGGCTTCCAAGGAGCAGCTCTGACTACTCTGACCTGCTCATGAAGGGTCATCATCGCAGAGCTTCCTCACCATTGACCAGCTCACACCTGAACATCTCATCCATAATGGACAAGCTCAGACCCCTCACCTCCAATCTCAGTGCCACTGAGGGGATGGATCGCTTCAGTCCAGATGCACTGGGCACACCTCACACCTCCTGCTCTCCTCGCTCTTCCCGCTGCTCTATTTCTCCCATTCGTCCCCTTTCTCCTATTTGTCCATGCTCTGCCGACGTACACAACTCTCCTCAGCCTCTGCGTCCCACCGCTACAAAGACTGCTGCCTGTGGCTATGGTGAGGGATGCCCATGGATGATGGAGCTCCTAAGAGGAGGCCTCAGTCGGATGGGCTCTGTGGCAGAGCTCTGCCAGGGGGCTGTCCTGCATGCTGGGGAGCTACTTGCAGCTGAAGGAGTCTCCCTCTCCCTGGTAAAAAAAGCCTGTAGTGGAGGGAGCACCTTGGAGGAAGTGACTGACCCAACAGCACTGGGGGGCTTGACTGAGGGTCTCTGTAGCCATCCACATATGGAGCTGGTGAAAGGCATCATGGGATGTGTACTGGCTACAGGGTCACCAATGAACCTGAGAGATGTATCTGAG GACCCCAGGTTTGACTTCGAAGACGACCAGTCAGCAAAGATTAAGACTGTTCTGTGTGTGCCCATCAAGAACCATGGAGGAGAG GTGGTAGGTGTAGTGGTAATGATCAACAAGAGACATAGCAGCAATGGATCAGTTTCTGTTTTTACCAACATGGATGAAAAG gtgCTGTCCAATCATATGGATGTATTGGGGATGGTCCTGGACAACATCCAGCTGTATGAAAGCTCAAGACAGGAGGCCAAACGCAGTCAG gcctTGATAAAGATGGCACAAGTACTATCAAAGGAGCACCACTCCTTTGATGTTCTGCTGAGTAAGATGGCTGCCACCATCATGCCCTTCACACATGCTCAGTACTGCACCATCTTCATCCCTAATCAGGAAGACAAG ATTTCTTTTTCCCACGTGATCCACTTGGAATGTGAGGAGCTCGGATCAACCTGCCAGATCTACAGAAG GGAGCTTGACATCAGCGATATAGACCCATCATATGCCCTTCGAACTCTGGTCGCTATGGAAACCCTTAATATGTCAGAGAGTTCTGAGGGATCAATTAAGAGTCTGATCTGCTGCCCTGTCAGGAATGAGAGTTCTGAGAATGTTATTG cTGTGTGCCAACTGATGAACAAAGTGAGCAGAGACTCAGATGAGATGGAGGCTTTTAACAGATATGATGAGCGCCTGCTGGAGGACCTGGCAGTGTACTGCGGCCTGGCTCTGCAGTATGTTCAGGCTGTCCAGATCACAGAGGAGCGGAGAGCCAGTATAGAAGTCACACAAGAG GTTCTTGCCTACCACATCACTGCAGCAGAAGAGGAAATCCAGGCATTGCAG GAGGTCACCATTCCTTCTGCCGAGTCACTGCATATTCTAGACTTCCATTTCTCTGATTTTGGCCTGCCAGAGGACCTCACCACACAGGCCACCATTCGGATGTTCCTGGACCTCAATCTGGTGCAGGATTTCAAGATTGATTACAAG AATCTCTGCCAGTGGGTCCTCACCGTGAGACGTGGTTACAGAAACAACGTGCCTTATCACAATTGGAACCATGCGCTGAGTACTGCTCAAAGCATGTTTGCTATGCTCATGGTAACAGATGAGCTCCAG GGTATTTTCTCCCGTCTAGAGATCTTTGCACTGATGATAGCCACTCTGAATCATGATCTCGACCACAGAGGTGTCAGTAACTCGTACATAGAAAG gagtCAACAGCCTTTAGCTCAGCTGTATGGCCACTCTTCTCTTGAGAACCACCACTACAACTTGTGCCTGTTCATCCTCAATAACACT GGGAGTCAGATTCTCAGCGGCCTCTCTACAGAGGACCACAGAACTGCACTACATATGATCAAAAGGGCAATCCTCGCCACAGACTTGGCCGTCTACATGga gagAAGAAAAGAATTCTTTTCTCTCAGTAAGAAAAGCAAAGTGAACTGGAAGAGTGAGAAACAAAGAGATCTGCTGAG ATCAATGTTGATGACAGCCAGTGACCTCTCTGCTATCACAAAGCCTTGGCCTGAACAGAAAAGG ATCGCCAGCCTGGTTGCCATGGAGTTCTTTGCACAAggggacaaagaaaaaaaggagttCAAAATCAAGCCCATT GACATCatgaacagagaaaacagcacacGACTGCCGTACATGCAAGTGGAATACATTGATGAGATCTGTTATCCACTCTACAAG GCTGTATCAAGACTGTTTGACaactgctctccactgctgaaCGGTTGTaagaagaacagagaaaatTGGCTGCATCTTGCTGTGGAAGCGCAGGAAGGAATCAGTGAGAATAGTTGCACTttaaccatggaaacacacaaaaacaatgaggaagATTCTCAGACAGATGAATAG
- the ppp2r2ca gene encoding protein phosphatase 2, regulatory subunit B, gamma a — protein MGEDAESPKINHTFLRDYVTEADVISTVEFNQTGDLLATGDKGGRVVIFQRETESKGESEEAGETGDSGEYNVYSTFQSHEPDFDYLKSLEIEEKINKIRWLPQQNAAHFLLSTNDKTIKLWKVSERDKRPEGYNLKDEEGRLKDISTITSLQVPVLKPTDLMVEVRPRRVFANGHTYHVNSISVNSDGETYLSADDLRINMWHLGITDRSFNIVDIKPANMEDLTEVITAAEFHPQHCHVFVYSSSKGTLRLCDMRASALCDKHTKSFEEPEDPGSRSFFSEIISSVSDVKFSHSGRYLLTRDYLTAKVWDLNMDKGPVETYQVHEYLRSKLCSLYENDCIFDKFECVWNSSDSVIMTGAYNSFFRMFDRETGRGVTLEAWRESSKPRAVLRTRRVYTGGKRRRGDVGVDSLDFTKKILHMAWHPSENIIAIAATNNLYIFQDRVNPETQTQ, from the exons ATGGGCGAGGACGCTGAGAGCCCCAAAATCAACCACACCTTCCTACGAGACTACGTCACTGAAG CTGATGTCATCTCTACGGTGGAGTTTAACCAGACAGGGGACCTGCTGGCGACGGGGGATAAAGGTGGCCGAGTGGTCATCTTCCAGAGAGAGACTGAA TCTAAAGGGGAGTCAGAGGAGGCTGGGGAGACCGGGGACTCTGGGGAGTACAATGTCTACAGTACGTTCCAGAGCCACGAACCAGACTTTGACTACCTGAAGAGTCTGGAGATTGAAGAAAAAATCAACAAGATCAGATGGCTGCCACAGCAGAATGCTGCAcatttcctcctctccaccaATG ATAAGACCATTAAACTGTGGAAGGTGAGCGAGAGAGACAAGAGACCAGAGGGATATAACCTGAAAGATGAGGAGGGACGGCTCAAGGACATCTCTACCATCACCTCTCTGCag GTGCCGGTGCTGAAACCCACAGATCTGATGGTAGAGGTCCGTCCCAGACGAGTGTTCGCTAATGGACATACCTACCATGTCAACTCCATCTCAGTCAACAGCGACGGAGAGACCTACCTGTCCGCTGATGACCTCCGCATCAATATGTGGCACCTGGGCATCACGGACCGCAGCTTCA ACATTGTGGACATAAAGCCAGCCAACATGGAGGATCTGACGGAGGTGATAACAGCAGCGGAGTTCCACCCTCAGCACTgccatgtgtttgtgtacagcagcagcaagggCACCCTGCGTCTCTGTGACATGAGAGCCTCCGCGCTCTGTGACAAACACACCAAAT CATTTGAGGAACCTGAGGATCCCGGGAGCCGGTCATTCTTCTCAGAGATCATTTCCTCTGTGTCAGATGTGAAGTTCAGCCACAGTGGACGCTACCTGCTGACTAGAGACTACCTCACCGCCAAGGTGTGGGACCTGAACATGGACAAGGGCCCTGTCGAGACGTACCAG GTCCATGAATACCTAAGGAGCAAGCTGTGTTCCCTCTATGAAAATGACTGCATCTTTGAcaagtttgagtgtgtgtggaaCAGCTCAGACAG cGTGATCATGACAGGGGCATACAACAGCTTCTTCCGGATGTTTGACAGGGAGACGGGGCGAGGCGTAACCCTGGAGGCGTGGCGGGAGAGCAGCAAGCCTCGGGCAGTGCTGCGGACCCGCCGTGTGTACACAGGTGGCAAACGTCGCCGTGGAGATGTCGGCGTTGATAGCTTGGACTTCACCAAGAAAATCCTGCACATGGCTTGGCACCCGTCTGAGAATATCATTGCCATAGCAGCCACCAACAACCTGTACATCTTCCAGGATCGTGTCAACCCTGAGACGCAGACACAGTGA